A section of the Acanthochromis polyacanthus isolate Apoly-LR-REF ecotype Palm Island chromosome 1, KAUST_Apoly_ChrSc, whole genome shotgun sequence genome encodes:
- the LOC110966307 gene encoding zinc finger protein 629-like isoform X1: MHRMEKRSDTAGGALPLASLRLMASPLQLTYSYIWQVIRQRNVKQYVKVEEFVTMVTNTVPEVLSFKQTAQLILGLRARIILDLLHKEGQPDAKAIQSLINKLKVSTSSGKDAEVEKSQTNFMVLVQNLLKNPAERKRFFQEVFPVQYGTKFDTALQTLIAGLVCKLEQLLPVPNLSQLGAMISTEPAVLEACGGFIPDQGDLKTLLLHQQAKGLISVKATISSSVGDCVLSSLAFRPTPVEPPPPPPESPKPLEVTFSETSQASLSDAEDLGMMSDDSDSSTAPVTRPQQGGKSSHEAAASIAAKDKRVTITPQKENLLPGKSSTPVQSATPLQNRENDGAPPPEKPELPQLPVKSIPFKVVPVPIKTVSSSQNPGVAATKDGQKPQTQRVTLHQWVSQIATNSLALPALPPLPPARFSAADDIRPSIRRKKQFRPLTDRFTCSVCDKSFPYQSKLLDHERIHTGEKPFVCTACNKSFRTQAFLNNHLKTHSTTRPYACGQCGKCFIKLQSLTKHMLAHSGQKPFYCNICNKGFTQSTYFKRHMECHTSQMTFPCKQCNKSFPTAFKLSNHERWHTRDRPHMCERCGKRFLVPSLLKRHMGYHIGDRQYLCSQCGKTFVYLSDLKRHQQDHIPKAKIPCPVCQKKFSSKYCLRVHLRIHTRERPYQCTICDKTFTQVGNLKVHIRLHTNERPYSCDVCGKTYKLASHLNVHKRTHTCKKPWTCDTCGKGFSVPGLLKKHEQLHTRDANPDFSGKRRHKGKHKKQSLKRKYDEEDEGSDDY, encoded by the exons ATGCACAGAATGGAGAAACGCTCCGATACAGCAG GGGGAGCTCTTCCACTGGCCTCCCTTCGCCTCATGGCTTCTCCTCTGCAGCTGACCTACTCGTACATATGGCAGGTCATACGGCAGAGAAACGTGAAGCAGTATGTGAAAGTGGAGGAGTTTGTGACCATGGTGACAAACACGGTTCCCGAGGTCCTGAGTTTTAAGCAGACCGCTCAGCTGATCTTGGGTTTGAGAGCAAGG ATCATTTTGGATTTGCTTCACAAGGAGGGCCAACCAGATGCCAAGGCTATTCAGTCCCTCATAAACAAACTGAAGGTCTCCACATCTTCAGGG AAGGATGCAGAAGTGGAGAAATCTCAAACAAACTTCATGGTGCTGGTCCAGAATCTGCTTAAGAACCCTGCCGAGCGGAAACGCTTCTTCCAG GAAGTGTTTCCTGTTCAGTACGGCACCAAGTTTGACACGGCGCTGCAGACCCTGATTGCAGGCCTAGTATGCAAGCTGGAGCAGCTCCTTCCTGTTCCCAATCTGTCCCAG CTGGGTGCCATGATCTCTACAGAGCCTGCTGTCCTGGAGGCATGCGGGGGCTTCATTCCCGACCAGGGTGACCTGAAGACTCTACTTCTACACCAGCAGGCCAAAGGACTCATTAGTGTTAAAG CAACCATCTCATCTTCAGTGGGCGACTGTGTGCTCTCTTCACTTGCATTCCGGCCCACACCAGTAGaaccgccgccgccgccaccaGAATCACCAAAACCATTGGAGGTCACCTTCAGTGAAACCAGCCAAGCCTCCCTGAGTGACGCTGAAGACTTGGGCATGATGTCAGATGACTCTGACAGTTCAACAGCTCCTGTTACTAGACCCCAGCAAGGAGGAAAATCCAGCCATGAAGCAGCTGCTAGCATCGCAGCAAAAGATAAGAGAGTGACGATAACACCTCAGAAGGAGAATCTGTTGCCAGGGAAGAGTTCTACACCGGTTCAGTCGGCCACGCCTCTTCAAAACAGAGAGAACGACGGAGCACCGCCACCAGAAAAACCAGAACTCCCACAGCTGCCTGTAAAATCGATCCCTTTCAAGGTAGTTCCAGTGCCGATCAAAACTGTCTCCAGCTCTCAGAATCCCGGCGTTGCAGCGACAAAAGACGGCCAAAAGCCCCAGACTCAGCGAGTCACGCTGCACCAGTGGGTGTCACAGATTGCAACTAACTCGCTGGCGCTCCCGGCTTTACCCCCACTTCCTCCTGCCAGGTTCAGCGCTGCAGATGACATAAGGCCAAgcattagaagaaaaaaacaattcagGCCTCTAACTGACAGATTTACTTGCAGCGTTTGCGATAAGAGCTTCCCCTATCAGTCCAAGCTGCTGGACCACGAGCGCATTCACACAGGAGAGAAGCCTTTTGTGTGCACGGCCTGCAACAAAAGCTTCCGAACACAAGCGTTCCTCAACAACCACCTGAAGACCCACAGCACGACGCGGCCCTACGCTTGTGGCCAGTGCGGCAAGTGCTTCATAAAGCTGCAGAGTTTGACGAAGCACATGCTCGCCCACAGCGGCCAGAAGCCCTTCTACTGCAACATCTGCAACAAGGGCTTCACGCAGTCCACCTACTTCAAGAGACACATGGAGTGTCACACCAGCCAGATGACGTTTCCCTGCAAGCAGTGCAACAAAAGCTTCCCGACGGCGTTCAAGCTGTCGAACCATGAGCGCTGGCACACCCGAGATCGTCCTCACATGTGCGAGCGTTGCGGGAAGCGGTTCCTCGTGCCCAGCTTGCTGAAGAGGCACATGGGCTACCACATCGGCGACCGCCAGTATCTCTGCTCCCAGTGCGGGAAGAcctttgtttatttgtctgacCTGAAGAGGCACCAGCAGGACCATATTCCCAAAGCGAAGATCCCGTGTCCCGTCTGCCAAAAGAAGTTCTCCAGCAAGTACTGCCTGAGGGTCCACCTGAGGATCCACACCAGAGAGAGGCCCTACCAGTGCACCATATGCGACAAGACCTTCACTCAGGTGGGAAACCTGAAGGTCCACATCAGACTGCACACCAACGAGCGTCCTTACAGCTGCGACGTGTGCGGGAAGACCTACAAGCTGGCGTCCCATCTGAACGTCCACAAAAGGACTCACACGTGCAAGAAACCCTGGACGTGCGACACATGCGGCAAAGGCTTCTCAGTGCCCGGCCTTCTGAAGAAGCACGAGCAGCTGCACACGAGGGATGCCAACCCCGACTTCTCCGGCAAACGGAGGCACAAGGGAAAGCACAAGAAGCAGTCGCTCAAGAGGAAGTATGACGAAGAAGACGAGGGCAGCGACGATTATTAG
- the LOC110966307 gene encoding zinc finger protein 629-like isoform X2 — MHRMEKRSDTAGGALPLASLRLMASPLQLTYSYIWQVIRQRNVKQYVKVEEFVTMVTNTVPEVLSFKQTAQLILGLRARIILDLLHKEGQPDAKAIQSLINKLKVSTSSGDAEVEKSQTNFMVLVQNLLKNPAERKRFFQEVFPVQYGTKFDTALQTLIAGLVCKLEQLLPVPNLSQLGAMISTEPAVLEACGGFIPDQGDLKTLLLHQQAKGLISVKATISSSVGDCVLSSLAFRPTPVEPPPPPPESPKPLEVTFSETSQASLSDAEDLGMMSDDSDSSTAPVTRPQQGGKSSHEAAASIAAKDKRVTITPQKENLLPGKSSTPVQSATPLQNRENDGAPPPEKPELPQLPVKSIPFKVVPVPIKTVSSSQNPGVAATKDGQKPQTQRVTLHQWVSQIATNSLALPALPPLPPARFSAADDIRPSIRRKKQFRPLTDRFTCSVCDKSFPYQSKLLDHERIHTGEKPFVCTACNKSFRTQAFLNNHLKTHSTTRPYACGQCGKCFIKLQSLTKHMLAHSGQKPFYCNICNKGFTQSTYFKRHMECHTSQMTFPCKQCNKSFPTAFKLSNHERWHTRDRPHMCERCGKRFLVPSLLKRHMGYHIGDRQYLCSQCGKTFVYLSDLKRHQQDHIPKAKIPCPVCQKKFSSKYCLRVHLRIHTRERPYQCTICDKTFTQVGNLKVHIRLHTNERPYSCDVCGKTYKLASHLNVHKRTHTCKKPWTCDTCGKGFSVPGLLKKHEQLHTRDANPDFSGKRRHKGKHKKQSLKRKYDEEDEGSDDY; from the exons ATGCACAGAATGGAGAAACGCTCCGATACAGCAG GGGGAGCTCTTCCACTGGCCTCCCTTCGCCTCATGGCTTCTCCTCTGCAGCTGACCTACTCGTACATATGGCAGGTCATACGGCAGAGAAACGTGAAGCAGTATGTGAAAGTGGAGGAGTTTGTGACCATGGTGACAAACACGGTTCCCGAGGTCCTGAGTTTTAAGCAGACCGCTCAGCTGATCTTGGGTTTGAGAGCAAGG ATCATTTTGGATTTGCTTCACAAGGAGGGCCAACCAGATGCCAAGGCTATTCAGTCCCTCATAAACAAACTGAAGGTCTCCACATCTTCAGGG GATGCAGAAGTGGAGAAATCTCAAACAAACTTCATGGTGCTGGTCCAGAATCTGCTTAAGAACCCTGCCGAGCGGAAACGCTTCTTCCAG GAAGTGTTTCCTGTTCAGTACGGCACCAAGTTTGACACGGCGCTGCAGACCCTGATTGCAGGCCTAGTATGCAAGCTGGAGCAGCTCCTTCCTGTTCCCAATCTGTCCCAG CTGGGTGCCATGATCTCTACAGAGCCTGCTGTCCTGGAGGCATGCGGGGGCTTCATTCCCGACCAGGGTGACCTGAAGACTCTACTTCTACACCAGCAGGCCAAAGGACTCATTAGTGTTAAAG CAACCATCTCATCTTCAGTGGGCGACTGTGTGCTCTCTTCACTTGCATTCCGGCCCACACCAGTAGaaccgccgccgccgccaccaGAATCACCAAAACCATTGGAGGTCACCTTCAGTGAAACCAGCCAAGCCTCCCTGAGTGACGCTGAAGACTTGGGCATGATGTCAGATGACTCTGACAGTTCAACAGCTCCTGTTACTAGACCCCAGCAAGGAGGAAAATCCAGCCATGAAGCAGCTGCTAGCATCGCAGCAAAAGATAAGAGAGTGACGATAACACCTCAGAAGGAGAATCTGTTGCCAGGGAAGAGTTCTACACCGGTTCAGTCGGCCACGCCTCTTCAAAACAGAGAGAACGACGGAGCACCGCCACCAGAAAAACCAGAACTCCCACAGCTGCCTGTAAAATCGATCCCTTTCAAGGTAGTTCCAGTGCCGATCAAAACTGTCTCCAGCTCTCAGAATCCCGGCGTTGCAGCGACAAAAGACGGCCAAAAGCCCCAGACTCAGCGAGTCACGCTGCACCAGTGGGTGTCACAGATTGCAACTAACTCGCTGGCGCTCCCGGCTTTACCCCCACTTCCTCCTGCCAGGTTCAGCGCTGCAGATGACATAAGGCCAAgcattagaagaaaaaaacaattcagGCCTCTAACTGACAGATTTACTTGCAGCGTTTGCGATAAGAGCTTCCCCTATCAGTCCAAGCTGCTGGACCACGAGCGCATTCACACAGGAGAGAAGCCTTTTGTGTGCACGGCCTGCAACAAAAGCTTCCGAACACAAGCGTTCCTCAACAACCACCTGAAGACCCACAGCACGACGCGGCCCTACGCTTGTGGCCAGTGCGGCAAGTGCTTCATAAAGCTGCAGAGTTTGACGAAGCACATGCTCGCCCACAGCGGCCAGAAGCCCTTCTACTGCAACATCTGCAACAAGGGCTTCACGCAGTCCACCTACTTCAAGAGACACATGGAGTGTCACACCAGCCAGATGACGTTTCCCTGCAAGCAGTGCAACAAAAGCTTCCCGACGGCGTTCAAGCTGTCGAACCATGAGCGCTGGCACACCCGAGATCGTCCTCACATGTGCGAGCGTTGCGGGAAGCGGTTCCTCGTGCCCAGCTTGCTGAAGAGGCACATGGGCTACCACATCGGCGACCGCCAGTATCTCTGCTCCCAGTGCGGGAAGAcctttgtttatttgtctgacCTGAAGAGGCACCAGCAGGACCATATTCCCAAAGCGAAGATCCCGTGTCCCGTCTGCCAAAAGAAGTTCTCCAGCAAGTACTGCCTGAGGGTCCACCTGAGGATCCACACCAGAGAGAGGCCCTACCAGTGCACCATATGCGACAAGACCTTCACTCAGGTGGGAAACCTGAAGGTCCACATCAGACTGCACACCAACGAGCGTCCTTACAGCTGCGACGTGTGCGGGAAGACCTACAAGCTGGCGTCCCATCTGAACGTCCACAAAAGGACTCACACGTGCAAGAAACCCTGGACGTGCGACACATGCGGCAAAGGCTTCTCAGTGCCCGGCCTTCTGAAGAAGCACGAGCAGCTGCACACGAGGGATGCCAACCCCGACTTCTCCGGCAAACGGAGGCACAAGGGAAAGCACAAGAAGCAGTCGCTCAAGAGGAAGTATGACGAAGAAGACGAGGGCAGCGACGATTATTAG